In the genome of Hyphomicrobium sp. ghe19, the window GCGGCCTGATCTACATCATGACGGTGGCGGCGACGCTCTATCTGGGGTTTCGCACGGCGCTGCAAAGGACGCGTCTTCAGGGACCGGCTGTGATCGCCTTCGCGTCATTCGCGGGGTTGGCCTTCGAAGGGTTCGTCATCGATAGCGATCACTGGCGGCACTTCTTCCTTATGGCCGGATTGATTTGGGGGCTGGCGGATGCAACTCCTTCCGCGACTGACCCGCGACAGCGGGCCGATGACATCGAGGCTTAGCCGTGTGCACGCTCGTGCCGGTTCGCGGTAATCGCTGGCTTGGCGGGAAAAAATCCGTTTGCTACGTATTGCCTATAGGTTCGGCATCTGGTGCCGTGCCCGTCGACCAGGAGTTCTCTCCATTTTGAGCATCCTTAAACAGCGGCGTGCGGCGATTGCCGCATTCATGGCCGCCGGTGCCTTCCTGCTTGGCTGTCTCACCGTGCGAGCGCAGGAGGGACCGCCCGTCGATACAGCCCTGGTCGTTTCCGTCGATGTCTCGAATTCCGTCGACGACGCCCGTTACCGGCTGCAGATGGAAGGGATCGCCAAGGCGCTCGAAGACCCCGGTGTGATCGAGGCGATTACTGGGGGATCAGCGGGCGGTATCCTGTTCTCGATGGTCACGTGGGCGGACACGCCGTCCTTCGTCATTCCCTGGATCAGGATCGCTAACAAGGCCGATGCGTTGGCGGCGGCAAAGCGGGTTCGTTCGCTGCAGCGGCAAGGCGGCGAGTTCACCTGCATGACCCGCATGCTGCGGTCGGCGAACGACAAGATCGTTCCGCAAGTTCCGGCGAAGGCTGCCCGCATCATCATCGACGTGTCGGGAGACGGTCCCGACAACTGCAACGCCGATGAGCCGATTGAAACCGTGCGCGACGAGCTCGTGGCCAACGGTGTCACGATCAACGGTTTGCCGATCCTGCTCGACACGCCGGAAGATTCAGCGCTGTTGCCGAAAGCCGTTCCGGGCGGGCCGCCTCCGCTCGAGCAGTGGTATCGCGAGCACGTCATGGGCGGGCCAGGCAGTTTCGTGCTGCCTGCCCAGGGCTATAGCGATTTCGAACGAGCCATCCGGCAAAAATTCGTCATCGAGGTGAGCGGTCTCGCTTCACCCAGCTATACGATGACAAACTCGATGACAAATCTGGCCCGATAGCTCGTTAGCCGTTCGAAGTTCAGATGTCGTTTTCGGTTGCGGGGGCGCAGCGCCACCGGGTGACCTGCCAGCCGGGATGTTCCTCGGCCCATTTCGCGAAGTGCGGCGGGGCCTCGGCCATGCACGTCATCGCGTCGATGTTGGCATCGATCGGGATCTTGTAGTCCCGGCAAACATTCGGATCGTTCGTAAGGCAGGCGG includes:
- a CDS encoding DUF1194 domain-containing protein; this encodes MSILKQRRAAIAAFMAAGAFLLGCLTVRAQEGPPVDTALVVSVDVSNSVDDARYRLQMEGIAKALEDPGVIEAITGGSAGGILFSMVTWADTPSFVIPWIRIANKADALAAAKRVRSLQRQGGEFTCMTRMLRSANDKIVPQVPAKAARIIIDVSGDGPDNCNADEPIETVRDELVANGVTINGLPILLDTPEDSALLPKAVPGGPPPLEQWYREHVMGGPGSFVLPAQGYSDFERAIRQKFVIEVSGLASPSYTMTNSMTNLAR